CGCCGCCGATGGAAACGAGTAGTTTACCCCGATAGACGACAGGTACTCCTCCAGTTCGCCCGTGAGAATGTCGCGCAGGGACATGGTGGTTGCTCCGATTTCGGTGCGCGCCACCTTGAAGCGGCCGCCGATTTTGCCCGCCGCGCCGGCGACGCTGCCATCGTTCAGGTACGGGGAGAGTTCCCCGTTCTCCGCCAGGGCGGAGATTACCGACATAAGGTGGGACTTGCCGGTGCCGTAGTTGCCGACAACCATAAGTCCCTTGTTGTCGGCCGGCTGGTCGAACTGAAGCTGGGGAATGACGAGGCCGGTCAGCTTTCCGGCCATCTCCCCGGAGATGACGTAGGTCCGGACAAGCTGCCGCGCTGCGGCCGCCTCATTGGCGTCCCGCAGTTGCACCACGGTCTCGATGGGTTCGAATTGAATCAGATCTTTGTATTTCATCACGTTTAACCCCCATGCGATTTTGCCTGTATATGGCGAGATTTGAGAACTGATTGGTAAGTGAACGTTTCTTCGCCCGTCACCCGTCACTTTTCATTCATCACTTCCGGCTCCGCCGGGCTCACGATCAGCAAATCGTTAACTGCGTATCGCCTGTATTCAGGGTGTTCCGGCACGGCGTAAACCAGGAAAAGCGACGGGTGGATGCGTCTGATTTCGCCGTTCCAGGCCACGACGAGCGTCTTGTTCCGGGACAGTCCCTGCAGGAGCCGGAGAGGGTCCTGTTTGAGGGAAATATCGAACAGCAATTCAATATTGTCGAGCAGGATAACTTCGCCGCTGAAGGTGTTTACGATCTCCGCCAGCAGGCGGGGAAGTTGCAGCGCTCGCAGGCGCCCGGTGAGATCGAGCATGCGGCGGGAGAGTGCGAGGTTGATGTTGACCAGCGGCGCGCCCGTACGTTCCTGAACATCCCGGAGCGCGGCGGTTTTTCCCGCCCCGGCCGGCGCCGCCAGGATAACGAGGCGGTGGTACAACTCGGCAGCCCGGTTGATTTTTTGCATCACCCGATCGGCAAGTGATTCCGGCATTACTGCTCTTCTCCCGTCTACAGTCAAAATTTATTCCAAAACCGGCCACAATCAAGTTTCATCCTTAAGCTTTATGACAATGCAAACATTTCTTCAATATGAACGGGCCGATGTATTTGATTAAACCTTGCGCAGATTGTGGAATTTATTCTTCTTTTTTTGTCAAATTTCCTGCAGGATGGAAAAAATTTGTTCCATACCGGCCGCTGCCCCGGCAACCGGTGCGAATACCATCCCCTCAAAAATATTTGTCTTGATTATACCTGACTACCCCGACATATATTGTCGCATGGGAAAATAAAAACCATTTATTAAATGTGCCTGCGATACGGTATAAAAATGAGGTGAGCCCAAAATGGGTGCTGTTGAACATTTAGTCGAAGAAATAAGAAAACTGGACCCGCAACAAAAAAAGGAATTATTCCGTAAGTTGGGAATCACTCCTGTGGAACCTGAAGAAGAATTCCGCGGCGGTCCC
The sequence above is a segment of the Dehalococcoidia bacterium genome. Coding sequences within it:
- the brxF gene encoding BREX-3 system P-loop-containing protein BrxF — its product is MPESLADRVMQKINRAAELYHRLVILAAPAGAGKTAALRDVQERTGAPLVNINLALSRRMLDLTGRLRALQLPRLLAEIVNTFSGEVILLDNIELLFDISLKQDPLRLLQGLSRNKTLVVAWNGEIRRIHPSLFLVYAVPEHPEYRRYAVNDLLIVSPAEPEVMNEK